The following are from one region of the Hymenobacter sp. YIM 151858-1 genome:
- a CDS encoding class I SAM-dependent methyltransferase produces MPTPNFDRVARFYDPLSQLVFGTTLLQAQCAALAEGLPAGAPRVLFIGGGSGEVLPKLVALRPMAEVLYLEASAAMLAQAQARVRELPGGVARRISFRHGSETSLRANEQFDAVVAFFLFDLFPEPELAAMLNHLRRHTHAGTQWLVADFTPPQRWWQRGLHWLMYTFFGLTAGVRGRRLPNIAAAMATLGLAPRWQQHWRGGLVEASVYGAPLSPKQ; encoded by the coding sequence GTGCCCACTCCCAACTTCGATCGAGTAGCCCGCTTCTACGACCCGTTGTCGCAGCTGGTATTTGGCACCACGCTGCTGCAGGCCCAATGTGCAGCCCTGGCCGAGGGCCTGCCCGCCGGGGCACCTAGGGTATTGTTCATCGGAGGCGGCAGCGGCGAGGTACTGCCAAAGCTGGTTGCGCTGCGCCCCATGGCCGAGGTGCTATACCTGGAGGCGTCGGCCGCGATGCTGGCGCAAGCGCAAGCCCGGGTGCGCGAGCTGCCCGGCGGCGTGGCCCGGCGCATCAGCTTTCGGCACGGCTCAGAAACCAGCTTGCGGGCCAACGAGCAGTTTGATGCCGTGGTGGCGTTTTTTCTGTTCGATTTATTTCCGGAGCCCGAACTAGCCGCTATGCTCAACCACTTGCGCCGACACACCCACGCGGGCACTCAGTGGCTGGTGGCCGACTTTACCCCGCCCCAGCGCTGGTGGCAGCGGGGGTTGCACTGGCTCATGTACACCTTTTTTGGGCTGACGGCCGGGGTGCGCGGGCGCCGCCTACCCAACATTGCAGCCGCTATGGCAACACTGGGCCTTGCGCCTAGGTGGCAGCAGCACTGGCGCGGGGGCTTGGTAGAGGCCAGCGTGTACGGCGCGCCCCTAAGCCCAAAGCAATAG
- a CDS encoding phosphatase PAP2 family protein, with the protein MTGFLRRLLAGAALFVTEFALILVIGTAGVVLFLLLGRQVLGDGQLDFDEGAFAWSHRFLGEENRPWVDFFTFLASRNFIIVAALAVIGYFLLIRQHRWYSLKVPVVALGSITLNLLLKEFYNRPRPVLPLTSASGLSFPSGHAMISASFYGLLIYLAWRHVESRSLRWLLVLLLSVLILFIGLTRVYLRVHYASDVLAGFAAGVLWLLLAIPLLNRLEHVIRRRVRSAMPAGSALNE; encoded by the coding sequence ATGACTGGTTTTCTCCGACGGCTGCTGGCTGGTGCGGCGTTGTTCGTAACCGAGTTTGCGCTTATCCTGGTCATCGGCACGGCCGGGGTGGTGCTGTTTCTGCTGCTCGGCCGGCAGGTGCTCGGCGACGGGCAGCTGGATTTCGACGAAGGCGCCTTTGCGTGGTCGCATCGCTTTTTGGGCGAAGAAAACCGCCCCTGGGTTGATTTCTTCACGTTCCTGGCCTCGCGCAACTTCATTATCGTGGCGGCCCTGGCGGTAATCGGCTACTTCCTGCTGATTCGGCAGCACCGTTGGTACTCGCTCAAGGTGCCGGTGGTGGCCCTAGGTAGCATCACGCTCAATCTGCTGCTTAAGGAGTTTTACAACCGGCCCCGGCCGGTGCTGCCGCTTACCTCGGCGTCGGGCCTGAGCTTCCCGAGCGGCCACGCCATGATTTCGGCCTCTTTCTACGGCCTGCTGATTTACCTGGCCTGGCGCCACGTCGAGAGCCGCTCGCTGCGCTGGCTGTTGGTGCTGCTGCTTAGCGTGCTGATCTTGTTTATCGGGCTTACGCGGGTGTATTTGCGCGTGCACTACGCCTCCGATGTGCTGGCCGGCTTTGCCGCCGGGGTGCTGTGGCTGCTGCTGGCTATACCCTTGCTCAACCGCCTCGAACACGTCATCAGGCGGCGCGTGCGCTCGGCTATGCCTGCTGGTAGCGCCCTGAATGAATAA
- a CDS encoding MFS transporter, translated as MPRSDYRLRLIYAIILIDVVAGAALGPVMPEFVRGLPRPQLWLSLGTGLFLGIQLFSAPLLGKLSDGYGRRPVLILSALGTLAANCLLWPVRAGLYFANRLSDGLTNGMYATIRSAITDLSPPERLFRNLGLEGAIISLGFVLGPMASGLLLTVFDVEAARQVQAVVGLGVALAVLNVALSFVLREPHPQRTGVSRSALGAAVAEALHLPSLWHRLQAKNQSHPGLLQLVATQALLTLSIGCYYYFVPYISLGQLRMDARAISYFFMFFGALSIAINYIFFGLVADRINQRRAIRWLATLGVPVLLAYGLVGSSRVGLYIIVVFDCLTLSLIQGLLEGLIAQRTTAADRGEIFGLNQAVQGLASFASTLVFAGLSALDLRLPWLWFALCLGGVAWLMSRHLSAAQPTPEPAEALG; from the coding sequence ATGCCCCGCTCCGATTACCGGCTCCGGCTCATCTATGCCATTATCCTGATTGATGTGGTGGCGGGGGCGGCCCTAGGTCCGGTAATGCCCGAGTTTGTGCGGGGGCTGCCCCGGCCGCAGCTGTGGCTGTCGTTGGGCACGGGGTTGTTCCTGGGCATTCAGCTGTTTTCGGCGCCGTTGCTGGGCAAGCTCTCCGATGGCTACGGCCGGCGGCCCGTGCTGATTTTGTCGGCCCTGGGCACGTTGGCGGCCAACTGCCTGCTGTGGCCGGTGCGGGCGGGCCTGTACTTCGCCAACCGCCTGTCCGATGGGCTTACCAACGGCATGTACGCCACCATTCGCTCGGCCATTACCGACCTCTCCCCGCCCGAGCGCCTGTTTCGCAACCTAGGGCTCGAGGGCGCCATTATTTCGCTGGGCTTCGTGCTCGGCCCCATGGCTTCGGGGCTGCTGCTGACGGTGTTCGACGTAGAAGCCGCCCGGCAAGTGCAGGCAGTAGTGGGCCTGGGCGTGGCGTTGGCCGTGCTGAATGTGGCCCTGAGCTTTGTGCTGCGCGAGCCGCACCCTCAGCGCACCGGGGTAAGCCGCAGCGCTCTGGGTGCCGCGGTGGCCGAAGCCTTGCACCTGCCCTCGCTCTGGCACCGCCTGCAAGCCAAAAACCAGTCGCACCCCGGCCTGCTGCAACTCGTGGCTACCCAGGCCCTGCTCACGCTCAGCATCGGCTGCTATTACTACTTCGTGCCCTACATCAGCCTGGGCCAGCTGCGCATGGATGCCCGCGCCATTTCCTACTTTTTCATGTTTTTCGGGGCGCTCAGCATTGCCATCAATTACATCTTCTTCGGCCTGGTGGCCGACCGCATCAACCAGCGGCGCGCCATTCGGTGGCTGGCTACCCTAGGTGTGCCGGTGCTGCTGGCCTACGGGCTGGTGGGCAGCTCGCGGGTAGGGTTGTACATCATCGTGGTATTCGATTGCCTCACGCTTTCGCTTATCCAAGGCTTGCTGGAGGGCCTGATTGCGCAGCGCACCACCGCTGCCGACCGCGGCGAAATTTTCGGGCTGAACCAGGCCGTGCAGGGGTTGGCCAGCTTTGCCTCTACGCTGGTATTTGCCGGGCTGTCGGCCCTCGATCTGCGCTTGCCGTGGCTGTGGTTCGCGCTTTGCCTAGGTGGCGTAGCCTGGCTGATGAGCCGGCACCTCAGCGCAGCTCAGCCCACCCCCGAGCCGGCCGAGGCCCTGGGTTAA
- a CDS encoding phosphatase PAP2 family protein — translation MNRLSQFLLRLTGQLTAELLVLVGAFIGSFLLFVLLTRLVFVAGPEQFDQAAFDAFDQLRMALPGLTPWVLRVTFFGSALWFVVVALVLPAWLWWRKHRREAVELFAAIVGSALLNQLLKTAFGRVRPLTALIYQPGLSFPSGHAMIGLAMYGMLAWQLWRYRHHPVWAALLLLWALLIGLSRVYLHVHYATDVLAGFAAAIAWVILVRTAVQQRLGRR, via the coding sequence ATGAACCGCCTGTCGCAATTTTTGCTACGCCTTACCGGTCAGCTCACCGCCGAGCTGCTGGTGCTGGTGGGGGCTTTTATCGGTAGCTTTCTGCTCTTCGTGCTGCTTACGCGCCTGGTTTTCGTGGCCGGGCCCGAGCAGTTCGACCAGGCCGCTTTCGATGCCTTCGATCAGTTACGGATGGCCTTGCCGGGGCTCACGCCCTGGGTGCTGCGCGTTACGTTCTTCGGGTCGGCGCTGTGGTTTGTGGTGGTAGCGCTGGTGCTGCCTGCGTGGCTGTGGTGGCGCAAGCACCGCCGCGAAGCGGTGGAGCTGTTTGCCGCTATCGTGGGCTCGGCTTTGCTTAATCAGCTGCTCAAAACCGCTTTCGGGCGCGTGAGGCCACTCACTGCCCTTATCTACCAGCCCGGTCTGAGCTTCCCGAGCGGCCACGCCATGATCGGCCTGGCCATGTACGGCATGTTGGCCTGGCAGCTGTGGCGCTACCGGCACCACCCCGTATGGGCCGCGCTGCTGCTGCTATGGGCTCTGCTGATTGGCCTGTCGCGGGTGTACCTGCACGTGCACTACGCTACCGATGTGCTGGCCGGCTTTGCCGCCGCCATTGCCTGGGTAATACTGGTGCGTACGGCCGTGCAGCAGCGCCTCGGTAGGAGGTAG
- a CDS encoding YciE/YciF ferroxidase family protein: MLFDKMETLDDLLVMQLKDLYSAEKQLVDALPQMAAAAKDGRLRRGFERHLHETERQVERLERIAKDLDQDLGGHTCVAMQGLIKEGQATMSERATDEVMDAALIAASQKIEHYEIASYGTAHHYADRLGHAQVAQLLRKSLEEEQDTDTRLNDLAKNYLNQKAM, translated from the coding sequence ATGTTGTTCGATAAAATGGAAACGCTCGACGACTTGCTCGTTATGCAGCTGAAAGACCTTTACAGCGCCGAAAAGCAGCTGGTTGACGCCCTGCCCCAAATGGCCGCCGCTGCCAAAGACGGCCGGTTGCGCCGCGGCTTCGAGCGCCACCTGCACGAAACCGAGCGCCAGGTAGAGCGCCTCGAGCGCATTGCCAAAGACCTCGACCAGGACCTCGGCGGCCACACCTGCGTGGCCATGCAAGGGCTGATCAAAGAAGGCCAGGCCACCATGTCGGAGCGGGCTACCGACGAGGTGATGGACGCCGCTTTGATTGCCGCCTCGCAAAAAATCGAGCACTACGAAATTGCCAGCTACGGCACCGCCCACCACTACGCCGACCGCCTGGGCCACGCGCAGGTGGCGCAGCTGCTGCGCAAGTCGTTGGAGGAGGAGCAGGACACCGACACCCGCCTGAACGACCTGGCCAAGAACTACCTGAACCAGAAGGCCATGTAA
- a CDS encoding energy transducer TonB gives MKYYLLVVFSLLACAASAQTAPAAPANQPTVLRPGHMQAQARPAANRPDVAPQFPGGQKALGQFVQEQVQYPEAARSRQLSGNVLTTFVVAADGKVTQPKVVQGLSPECDAEALRVLGLMPAWKPATRKGQPVAVQVQVPIPFGNPATLQVEKNKVKFE, from the coding sequence GTGAAATATTACCTACTCGTCGTCTTCTCGCTGCTCGCTTGCGCCGCTTCGGCGCAAACCGCCCCAGCCGCCCCAGCCAACCAGCCTACGGTGTTGCGCCCGGGCCACATGCAGGCGCAAGCGCGCCCGGCGGCCAACCGCCCCGATGTGGCGCCGCAGTTTCCGGGTGGGCAAAAGGCCCTAGGTCAGTTTGTGCAAGAGCAAGTGCAGTACCCCGAGGCCGCGCGCAGCAGGCAGCTTAGCGGCAACGTGCTCACAACCTTTGTGGTAGCCGCCGATGGCAAAGTAACCCAGCCCAAAGTGGTGCAAGGCCTCTCGCCCGAGTGCGACGCCGAAGCCCTGCGGGTGCTTGGCCTGATGCCGGCCTGGAAACCCGCCACCCGCAAAGGCCAACCCGTAGCCGTGCAGGTGCAGGTGCCCATTCCGTTCGGCAACCCCGCAACGCTGCAGGTAGAGAAGAATAAAGTAAAGTTTGAATAG
- a CDS encoding MBL fold metallo-hydrolase yields MPTSRRVRNEQLRTIRSRYEGNLMIGRAFANANEELYEPTFSNVLRWKFLTKNPQAQEKKQDTWAPAVQSCTEVIGQRQADTLVWLGHASFWLSWGGRTFLFDPVLFNLPLIRRRHALPCAPTDLTGIDYLLLSHGHRDHLDDNSIRLLARQNPRMQLLGPLGAAKLLKRTAGTLPPTQEAGWWQQFDLGPNAPIEVFYLPAAHWHRRGIGDLNTVLWGSFLLREAATGRTLYFGGDSAEGPHFYQIEEQFGPLDIVLLPIGAYKPAFMMNRSHMNPHEAAKVSNQLRAGHLVPMHYGTYDLSDEPASEPLRLLRQIAAEGWLSAALHVPAVGEPLNIAAME; encoded by the coding sequence ATGCCAACAAGCCGCCGCGTCCGCAACGAGCAGCTGCGCACCATCCGCTCCCGCTACGAAGGCAACCTGATGATCGGGCGCGCATTCGCCAACGCCAACGAGGAGCTCTACGAACCCACGTTTTCGAACGTGCTGCGCTGGAAGTTTCTGACCAAAAACCCGCAGGCCCAGGAAAAAAAACAGGACACCTGGGCGCCCGCCGTGCAGTCCTGCACCGAGGTTATCGGGCAGCGGCAAGCCGATACGTTAGTCTGGCTGGGCCACGCCTCGTTTTGGCTGAGCTGGGGCGGCCGCACGTTTCTGTTCGATCCGGTGCTGTTCAACCTGCCGCTCATTAGGCGCCGCCACGCCCTGCCCTGCGCCCCCACCGACCTCACGGGCATCGATTACCTGCTGCTTTCGCACGGCCACCGCGACCACCTCGACGATAACTCCATTCGGTTGCTAGCCCGCCAAAACCCGCGGATGCAGCTACTGGGCCCGCTTGGCGCAGCCAAGCTGCTGAAGCGCACGGCCGGCACGTTGCCCCCTACGCAGGAGGCCGGCTGGTGGCAGCAGTTCGACCTAGGGCCCAATGCGCCCATCGAGGTGTTTTACCTGCCCGCCGCCCACTGGCACCGCCGCGGCATCGGCGACCTGAACACCGTGCTCTGGGGCTCGTTTTTGCTGCGCGAAGCGGCCACGGGCCGTACGCTCTACTTCGGCGGCGACTCGGCCGAGGGCCCGCACTTCTACCAGATCGAGGAGCAATTCGGCCCGCTGGATATTGTGCTGCTGCCCATCGGGGCCTATAAACCGGCCTTCATGATGAACCGCTCGCACATGAACCCCCACGAAGCCGCCAAAGTGAGCAACCAGCTGCGCGCCGGCCACCTCGTGCCGATGCACTACGGCACCTACGACCTCTCCGACGAGCCGGCCTCGGAGCCGCTGCGCCTGCTCAGGCAAATTGCGGCGGAAGGTTGGCTGAGTGCCGCGCTGCACGTGCCCGCCGTGGGCGAGCCCCTCAACATTGCCGCAATGGAGTAA
- a CDS encoding Bax inhibitor-1 family protein, with the protein MQEIVPQEGQELQPASAALTAEQVADLQAYFMTQVLGWLTGALALSGGTAMVVAASPELQAVLFGTAWVFVGVVAVLIVTGLLVAPRFAAQNTLALVAAFVVCVLAGGLALGVVFREYSAHSLGATFFIASAVVGSMLLYGYFARAKMSSWAGMLLVLLITLALAAIGNMLWPHSLAAELSSAAGVLLFVPLTAYDANKLKGKAFLGLGDENIDRKVAVRSAFGLYFNLLCLFLSLLSLTGVPL; encoded by the coding sequence ATGCAAGAAATTGTACCCCAAGAAGGCCAGGAGCTACAACCCGCATCGGCCGCCCTGACGGCCGAGCAGGTAGCCGACTTACAGGCTTATTTCATGACGCAGGTGCTCGGGTGGCTTACCGGCGCACTGGCCCTGTCGGGCGGCACGGCCATGGTGGTGGCCGCCTCGCCCGAGTTGCAGGCGGTGCTGTTTGGTACGGCCTGGGTGTTTGTGGGGGTGGTGGCAGTGCTGATCGTTACGGGCCTGTTGGTGGCGCCCCGCTTTGCCGCCCAAAATACGCTTGCCCTGGTGGCCGCGTTCGTGGTGTGCGTGCTGGCCGGGGGGCTGGCCTTGGGGGTGGTGTTTCGGGAGTACTCGGCGCATTCGCTGGGCGCTACTTTCTTCATCGCGTCGGCGGTGGTGGGCAGCATGCTGTTGTACGGCTACTTTGCCCGCGCGAAAATGAGCAGCTGGGCCGGCATGCTGCTGGTGCTCCTGATTACGCTGGCCCTGGCGGCCATCGGCAACATGCTGTGGCCCCACAGCCTTGCCGCCGAGCTGAGCAGCGCCGCCGGGGTGCTGCTGTTTGTGCCCCTCACGGCCTACGATGCCAACAAACTGAAAGGCAAAGCGTTTTTGGGCCTGGGCGACGAAAACATCGACCGTAAAGTAGCCGTGCGCAGTGCTTTTGGCTTATACTTCAACCTGCTCTGTCTTTTTCTGAGCTTGCTGAGCCTTACGGGCGTACCCCTCTAA
- a CDS encoding M61 family metallopeptidase, translated as MRHSSAARFVLGLGLLSAPLVGAAQNTAPRTTATEAPVQYSIQFPNAVHHEAQVVATFQKVPAGRPLQVRMARSSPGRYALHEFAKNVYNVRATDGQGKPLPIRHPDPYGWEITPGPDGTVRFSYTLYGDRTDGTYAGIDAQHAHLNIPATFAYARGLEQRPVYVNFEQLPADWKVATQLQPATESGQPVPGRYFAPHLQYFMDSPTSLGAQKTRAWQVGGQQIEMQVLHAGSDADLDRYADLTKNVVREAQAVFGELPTFDFGRYTFIANYLPQASGDGMEHRNSTSVTSSRPLGGPNVLDNLGTVSHEFVHSWNVERIRPSDLEPFDFDRANMSDMLWFAEGFTQYYGELLLRRSGAYTTDEQYSREALTGLVNSMEVPGAKRYGAIYMSQQAPFVDAAKSIDPTNRANTYQSYYYVGGANALALDLLLRQKHRTDLDTYMRAVWQQHGKPQQNYAPARPYTVPDLQRILGEVSKDTAFAGQFFRQHIYNATTPHDYAALLAPAGLVVRQARPNAAALGMPGQVDFVNGRCLITYNTLVGTPLYQAGLDRDDELLKLDGKPLKDEKALAAILKKHKPTDTVPLEYRSRGQVRTAQIALAPDPTLEVVPAEQAGQQPTPEQLAFRKAWLGSKAQP; from the coding sequence ATGCGTCATTCATCAGCTGCCCGGTTTGTGCTGGGCTTAGGTTTGCTTTCGGCCCCGCTGGTTGGGGCAGCCCAAAACACCGCACCCCGCACCACTGCCACTGAAGCGCCGGTGCAGTACAGCATTCAGTTTCCGAATGCCGTACACCACGAGGCGCAGGTAGTGGCCACCTTCCAGAAAGTGCCCGCCGGGCGGCCGCTGCAGGTGCGCATGGCCCGCTCCTCGCCGGGGCGCTATGCCCTGCACGAGTTTGCCAAGAACGTATACAACGTTCGGGCCACCGACGGCCAGGGCAAGCCGCTCCCCATCCGCCACCCCGACCCCTATGGCTGGGAAATAACGCCGGGCCCCGATGGCACCGTGCGCTTTAGCTACACGCTCTACGGCGACCGGACCGATGGCACCTACGCCGGCATTGATGCCCAGCACGCCCACCTGAACATACCGGCCACGTTTGCCTACGCCCGCGGGCTGGAGCAACGCCCCGTGTACGTGAACTTCGAGCAGCTGCCCGCCGACTGGAAGGTGGCCACGCAGTTGCAGCCGGCAACCGAAAGCGGCCAGCCGGTGCCGGGCCGCTACTTCGCGCCGCATCTGCAGTATTTCATGGACTCGCCCACTTCGCTGGGCGCCCAGAAAACGCGGGCCTGGCAGGTTGGCGGGCAGCAAATTGAGATGCAGGTGCTGCACGCCGGCTCCGACGCCGACCTCGACCGCTACGCCGACCTCACCAAGAACGTGGTACGCGAGGCGCAAGCGGTTTTCGGGGAGCTACCGACCTTCGATTTCGGGCGCTATACGTTTATAGCCAACTACTTGCCCCAGGCCAGCGGCGACGGCATGGAGCACCGCAACTCTACCTCGGTTACCAGCTCGCGCCCCCTCGGTGGCCCCAACGTGCTCGATAACCTAGGCACCGTGTCGCACGAGTTTGTGCACAGCTGGAACGTGGAACGCATCCGGCCGAGCGACCTGGAGCCGTTCGACTTCGACCGCGCCAACATGAGCGACATGCTCTGGTTTGCCGAGGGCTTCACGCAGTATTACGGCGAGCTGCTGCTGCGCCGCTCGGGTGCCTACACCACCGATGAGCAGTATTCGCGGGAGGCCCTTACGGGGTTGGTAAACTCGATGGAAGTACCGGGCGCTAAGCGCTATGGAGCAATTTACATGAGCCAGCAGGCGCCGTTTGTTGATGCGGCCAAATCCATCGACCCCACCAACCGCGCCAACACGTACCAATCCTACTACTACGTGGGCGGGGCCAATGCCCTTGCCCTCGATTTGCTGCTGCGCCAGAAGCACCGCACCGACCTCGATACCTACATGCGCGCCGTGTGGCAGCAGCACGGCAAGCCGCAGCAAAACTACGCCCCCGCACGCCCCTACACCGTGCCCGATTTGCAGCGCATTTTGGGCGAGGTGAGCAAAGATACCGCTTTTGCCGGCCAGTTTTTCCGCCAGCACATCTACAACGCCACCACCCCGCACGACTACGCCGCGCTGCTGGCCCCGGCCGGCCTGGTGGTGCGGCAGGCCAGGCCCAATGCGGCTGCCCTGGGTATGCCGGGCCAGGTAGATTTCGTGAACGGCCGCTGCCTGATTACCTATAACACGCTCGTGGGCACGCCGCTGTACCAGGCCGGCCTCGACCGCGACGACGAGCTGCTGAAGCTCGACGGCAAGCCGCTGAAAGACGAAAAGGCGCTGGCGGCCATTCTGAAAAAGCACAAACCCACCGACACCGTACCACTGGAATACCGCTCGCGGGGGCAGGTGCGCACCGCGCAAATTGCCCTGGCCCCCGACCCCACGCTGGAGGTGGTGCCGGCCGAGCAAGCGGGCCAGCAGCCCACGCCCGAGCAGCTTGCGTTCCGAAAGGCCTGGCTGGGCAGCAAAGCGCAGCCCTAG
- a CDS encoding sodium:solute symporter, producing MSPSLVLSLIAGYFVVLIIIALLTSRKATSASFFVANRNAPWYMVAFAMIGTSLSGVTFVSVPGQVLTGQWSYMGMVLGYVAGYAVIATVLLPLYYRLNLISIYTYLEQRFGFWSYKTGAFFFLLSRAIGAAFRLFLVAGVLQVIVFEQMGVPFAVTVTVSILLIYLYTFRGGLKTILWTDTFQTLAMLLCVIVSIGLIGNELNLGWAGLVQTVRESPLSETFFFADANDKKYFWKLFAAGMFITITMTGLDQDLMQKNLSCRNLRDAQKNMFWFTLTLVFVNLLFLSLGVLLYKFAEVKGIALDQIPSLLNLKGKLDTDKVFPYLATTHFSLFAGVVFVLGIIAVTYASADSALTALTTSFCVDFLNISRYSEAQQKTMRQATHLAFTVVLIVIILVFRALNDQNVVSAVFDAAGYTYGPLLGLYAFGLYTRRRPQDIWVPVVCVLSPIVTWVLVKNSAAWFGGYEMGFEKLIYNGLLTFVGLWLISRKAQVEEAVNPIARELVS from the coding sequence ATGTCGCCCTCCCTCGTCCTGAGTTTGATTGCCGGCTATTTCGTCGTGCTCATCATCATTGCCTTGCTTACCTCGCGCAAGGCAACCAGCGCCTCGTTCTTCGTGGCCAACCGCAACGCGCCGTGGTACATGGTGGCGTTTGCCATGATCGGCACCTCCTTGTCGGGCGTCACGTTCGTGTCGGTGCCGGGGCAAGTGCTTACGGGCCAGTGGAGCTACATGGGCATGGTGCTGGGCTACGTAGCCGGTTACGCCGTAATTGCCACGGTGCTGCTGCCGCTGTACTACCGCCTCAACCTCATCAGTATTTACACCTACCTGGAGCAGCGCTTCGGGTTTTGGAGCTACAAAACCGGGGCGTTTTTCTTTCTGCTTTCCAGGGCCATTGGGGCGGCGTTTCGCTTGTTTCTGGTGGCGGGCGTGCTGCAGGTAATTGTATTCGAGCAAATGGGCGTGCCCTTCGCGGTTACCGTTACCGTCAGCATTCTGCTGATTTACCTCTACACCTTCCGCGGCGGCCTCAAAACCATTCTCTGGACCGATACCTTCCAGACCCTGGCCATGCTGCTGTGCGTAATCGTCAGCATTGGTCTGATCGGCAACGAGCTCAACCTGGGGTGGGCCGGCCTGGTGCAAACCGTGCGCGAGTCGCCGCTGTCCGAAACGTTCTTCTTCGCCGATGCCAACGACAAGAAGTACTTCTGGAAGCTGTTCGCGGCCGGCATGTTCATCACCATCACCATGACGGGCCTCGATCAGGACCTGATGCAGAAGAACCTGAGCTGCCGCAACTTGCGCGACGCCCAGAAAAACATGTTCTGGTTTACGCTCACGCTGGTATTCGTCAACCTGCTGTTCCTCTCCCTGGGTGTGCTGCTGTATAAGTTCGCCGAGGTGAAGGGCATTGCCCTTGATCAGATACCCAGCCTGCTCAACCTCAAGGGCAAGCTCGATACCGACAAGGTATTTCCGTACCTGGCTACCACGCACTTCTCGCTGTTTGCGGGCGTGGTGTTCGTGCTGGGCATCATCGCCGTAACCTACGCCTCGGCCGATTCGGCCCTCACGGCGCTTACCACTTCCTTCTGCGTCGACTTCCTCAACATCAGCCGCTACTCCGAGGCGCAGCAAAAAACCATGCGCCAGGCTACGCACTTGGCCTTTACGGTGGTGCTGATCGTGATTATCCTGGTTTTCCGGGCCCTCAACGACCAAAACGTAGTATCGGCCGTGTTCGATGCGGCGGGCTACACCTACGGGCCGTTGCTGGGCCTCTACGCCTTCGGGCTGTACACCCGGCGCCGGCCGCAGGATATCTGGGTGCCCGTGGTGTGCGTGCTGTCGCCCATCGTTACGTGGGTGCTGGTGAAGAACTCCGCTGCCTGGTTTGGCGGCTACGAAATGGGCTTCGAGAAACTGATTTACAACGGGCTGCTCACGTTCGTGGGCCTGTGGCTGATTTCGCGCAAAGCCCAGGTTGAAGAGGCAGTGAACCCCATAGCCCGCGAATTGGTTAGCTAG